A genomic region of Tigriopus californicus strain San Diego chromosome 1, Tcal_SD_v2.1, whole genome shotgun sequence contains the following coding sequences:
- the LOC131882103 gene encoding hexokinase type 2-like has product MGQTASTTAVCSRIQSSAGACGDNNHGNNSPVAANRMQGYPLFKSNTSNNNNSNPHKMSLELKIASLEEELISKNRELAALRESISQKPGFAKLEGDVCIRSTRKQSAAVLVQSYEPLTVNSRRRKIEDYCRDLVINNDHISRMEQRLRESIEKGLDKKTHDMASVKCFPTYVRELPSGHECGKFLALDLGGTNFRVVLIEIGENEKFEMDNEVYAISQDLMNGSGDDLFDHIASCLANFAKARKIDKEVLPLGFTFSFPCKQKGLAVGELISWTKGFSCKGVEGEDVVTLLKNAINKRGDIHVDVAAILNDTTGCLMSCAWKNHNCRIGLIIGTGTNACYLEDLEKVGLWDGDINNPKHVIVNTEWGAFGDHGELDFIVTKWDHRVDEGSINPGKQIFEKMISGMYMGEVVRQVLVDLVDEDLIFAKQPLENLRTRGRFYTKYVSEIESDQVGDYTQCREALKDLGMTNVTDEDCSALRHVCECVSRRAGFMVSAGITALLKKMDYKDVVVAIDGSVFRFHPHFENIMRSRIRQLMGTEYKFDLMLSTDGSGRGAALVAAVLMGECAI; this is encoded by the exons ATGGGGCAGACTGCGAGTACTACTGCTGTTTGCAGTCGTATTCAGTCATCAGCTGGAGCTTGTGGCGACAACAATCACGGAAACAATTCTCCTGTTGCGGCTAATCGCATGCAAGGCTATCCCTTGTTCAAAAGCAATACAAGTAATAACAACAATAGTAATCCACACAAGATGAGTCTCGAATTGAAGATTGCCAGTCTAGAGGAAGAACTCATCTCCAAGAATCGCGAGCTTGCCGCCTTGAGGGAATCCATCTCCCAAAAGCCAGGATTTGCAAAGTTGGAAGGCGATGTGTGCATTCGAAGTACAAGGAAACAATCTGCCGCAGTGTTGGTTCAATCTTACGAGCCGTTGACTGTGAACAGCCGCAGACGAAAGATCGAGGATTATTGCCGTGATTTGGTTATCAACAATGACCACATTTCTCGAATGGAACAACGACTAAGggaatcaattgaaaaaggccTTGACAAGAAAACCCACGACATGGCTTCAGTGAAATGTTtccctacgtacgtacgtgaaTTGCCTAGTGGGCATGAATGCGGCAAATTTCTTGCCCTAGACCTGGGAGGTACCAATTTTCGCGTTGTGCTGATAGAAATTGGAGAGAACGAAAA ATTTGAAATGGATAATGAAGTGTATGCCATTAGCCAAGACCTAATGAACGGATCAGGCGATGATTTGTTCGACCATATCGCCTCTTgcttggccaattttgccaaggctCGTAAGATTGACAAGGAAGTCCTTCCGTTGGGATTCACGTTCAGTTTTCCTTGCAAACAGAAAGGTCTGGCTGTTGGCGAATTGATCTCATGGACCAAAGGTTTCAGTTGTAAAGGAGTGGAAGGCGAGGATGTGGTCACGTTGCTGAAGAACGCTATTAACAAACGAGGAGACATTCACGTTGATGTGGCTGCCATTTTGAACGACACCACTGGTTGCCTCATGTCTTGTGCCTGGAAAAATCATAACTGCCGAATTGGTCTTATCATTGGAACCGGCACAAATGCATGTTATCTTGAGGATTTGGAAAAG GTGGGCTTGTGGGACGGGGACATCAACAATCCGAAACATGTCATTGTTAATACCGAATGGGGAGCGTTCGGAGATCATGGcgaattggacttcattgtaaCGAAGTGGGACCACCGTGTGGATGAAGGCTCTATTAATCCTGGCaagcaaatttttgaaaagatgatATCCGGGATGTACATGGGGGAAGTGGTTCGTCAAGTGTTGGTCGATCTCGTGGATGAGGATCTCATTTTTGCTAAGCAACCATTAGAGAACTTACGAACACGTGGAAGGTTCTATACGAAGTACGTATCGGAAATTGAATCTGACCAAGTTGGAGACTACACTCAATGTCGGGAGGCCTTAAAAGATCTTGGAATGACTAACGTCACTGATGAAGACTGCTCTGCTTTACGACATGTTTGCGAATGTGTTAGCAGACGGGCGGGATTCATGGTGTCTGCAGGAATCACAGCCTTGCTCAAGAAGATGGATTACAAAGATGTTGTCGTGGCCATCGATGGATCCGTGTTTCGGTTCCATCCTCATTTCGAGAACATCATGCGTTCTCGGATTCGCCAACTTATGGGAACCGAGTACAAGTTTGACCTTATGTTATCTACTGATGGTTCTGGTCGTGGTGCCGCTTTGGTCGCCGCAGTATTAATGGGTGAATGTGCGATTTAA
- the LOC131883075 gene encoding uncharacterized protein B0416.5-like, producing the protein MEKSNSSDELEEPTFQVYKRRWFVLATVAMLNVSINILWISFSSVASSVSYYYEVSPSGVDLLSAIGFLIGLPVCLLSTWMVDKLGLRFTVTFANVITFLGGLIRCVSTFPGLEGSFNKNVQYWCAVAAQVLVGIANPLGFCLPTKVAQDWFPPNEVALASGIITLSFVLGVTMGNAITPFVITKSEYVPYLNLMWFIPSIITLILGLVSVNRSKPLTSPSKSSAVAETIHITFGKRLKKLLTNKNFLVLVLSVGGAIGFFNAIISQLQQLMCARGYEVWFSGLCGALVLLSGIVGGGFSTFVATKTGKLEETAKIILCVGVIMIVLILELLRKSGMDWGIAVSLVVGGFIAFGILPLGMELSEENTYPLESSTGITIINLSAQLQGLILIAVSGFLDTDLVSSDLAIETCTDNSLNEDGVDPGNVKAKDKTHFLMLLMCHITAVCLIFVIGLKSKYKRRDAEHKKIRQTRNSFIAEHLM; encoded by the exons ATGGAGAAATCCAATTCCTCGGACGAGTTGGAGGAACCCACCTTCCAGGTGTACAAGCGACGATGGTTCGTTTTGGCTACTGTGGCTATGCTGAATGTATCCATTAACATTCTATGGATCAGTTTCTCATCAGTGGCCTCGAGTGTGTCGTATTATTATGAGGTTTCTCCCTCTGGCGTGGACCTTTTATCGGCTATAGGCTTCTTGATCGGATTGCCCGTGTGCCTGCTGTCCACGTGGATGGTGGATAAGCTAGGTCTGAG ATTTACCGTGACATTCGCCAACGTGATCACTTTCCTTGGAGGTCTCATTCGATGTGTCTCAACTTTCCCTGGCTTGGAGGGCTCCTTcaacaaaaatgttcaataCTGGTGTGCTGTTGCAGCCCAGGTCTTGGTTGGAATCGCCAATCCATTAGGATTTTGCCTACCAACGAAG GTGGCTCAAGATTGGTTTCCTCCAAACGAAGTGGCATTGGCCAGTGGCATCATTACCCTATCGTTCGTTTTGGGTGTGACTATGGGCAATGCTATTACACCATTCGTCATTACAAAGAGTGAATATGTTCCATATTTGAACCTCATGTGGTTCATTCCATCAATCATCACCCTAATTCTGGGCTTGGTTTCGGTCAACCGATCCAAACCCCTCACATCACCTAGCAAAAGCTCTGCAGTCGCAGAAACGATCCACATTACATTTGGCAAGAG attgaaaaagcttttgacgAACAAAAACTTTCTGGTTTTGGTGCTCTCCGTTGGCGGAGCGATTGGTTTCTTCAATGCCATCATCTCTCAATTGCAACAGCTCATGTGTGCCAGAGGATACGAGGTTTGGTTTTCCGGTCTTTGTGGAGCTTTGGTATTGCTCTCAGGGATTGTCGGGGGTGGCTTTTCCACCTTTGTGGCGACCAAGACGGGTAAATTGGAGGAAACTGCCAAAATAATCCTGTGTGTGGGAGTAATCATGATCGTCTTGATCTTGGAACTCCTCCGAAAGTCAGGGATGGATTGGGGGATTGCCGTCTCGTTAGTAGT GGGAGGCTTCATCGCTTTTGGAATTTTACCTTTGGGAATGGAGCTCAGCGAAGAGAACACATATCCCTTGGAATCTTCCACGGgaatcaccatcatcaacttGTCAGCTCAACTTCAGGGACTGATTTTGATTGCAGTTTCTGGCTTTTTGGACACAGACCTTGTGTCAAGTGATCTAGCGATTGAG ACATGTACTGATAATAGCCTGAATGAAGACGGAGTCGATCCGGGTAACGTAAAGGCAAAGGATAAGACCCACtttttgatgttgttgatgtgTCACATCACGGCAGTCTGCCTGATTTTTGTCATAGGACTGAAATCTAAGTACAAGAGACGTGATGCTGAACACAAGAAAATCAGGCAGACACGAAATTCCTTCATTGCCGAGCATCTGATGTAG
- the LOC131883083 gene encoding uncharacterized protein B0416.5-like, which yields MESSKSSGDLEEPTYRVYKRRWFVLATVAMLNVSLNILWISFSSVASSVAYYYEVSPSAVDLFSSVGFLVGLPVCLVSTWMVDKFGLRFTVTLANVLTFSGGLIRCVSTFPGLEDSFNKTVQYWCAVVAQILVGMANPMGFCLPTKVAQDWFPPHEAPIASGIITLSFVLGVTMGNAVTPFIITKKEHVPYLNLMWFIPSIITLILGLFSVDRSKPPSPPSKSSAAANGVHISYSKRLKLLLTNKNFIILAISVGGSVGFFNAFISQIQQVMCARGYEVWFSGLCGALVLISGIIGGGFSSFIASKTGKLEETAKITLSIGTVLMILILELLRKSGLDWGIAISLVVGGFIAFGILPLGMELSEENTYPLESSTGITIINLSAALQGFILIGASGALDTDLVSSDQAIETCTSIDIDPEGDNVVKAKDKTHFLMLMMCHTCLVCVVFVIGLKSKFKRRDAERLEIPETRKSFAAQSLTE from the exons ATGGAATCGTCAAAATCATCGGGGGATCTGGAAGAACCCACGTACCGGGTGTACAAGAGACGATGGTTTGTTTTAGCCACAGTGGCCATGCTGAATGTGTCACTCAACATACTCTGGATAAGTTTCTCATCGGTGGCCTCAAGTGTGGCGTACTATTACGAAGTGTCTCCATCGGCTGTGGATCTATTTTCTTCGGTAGGTTTCTTGGTGGGTTTGCCAGTGTGTCTCGTTTCCACATGGATGGTGGATAAATTTGGTTTGAG GTTTACAGTGACCTTGGCCAATGTGCTCACTTTCAGTGGAGGCCTCATTCGGTGTGTTTCGACCTTTCCTGGTTTGGAAGACTCGTTCAACAAAACTGTACAATACTGGTGCGCAGTTGTTGCCCAAATTCTCGTGGGGATGGCTAATCCGATGGGATTTTGTTTACCAACAAAG GTAGCACAAGATTGGTTTCCACCCCATGAGGCACCCATTGCAAGCGGAATTATCACCCTTTCTTTCGTCTTGGGTGTGACTATGGGTAATGCTGTCACGCCATTCATTATCACTAAAAAAGAACATGTTCCATACTTGAACCTCATGTGGTTCATTCCATCCATCATCACCCTAATCTTGGGCTTGTTTTCCGTCGATCGATCCAAGCCTCCTTCTCCACCAAGTAAAAGTTCGGCAGCCGCAAATGGTGTTCACATTTCATACTCCAAAAG ATTGAAGTTACTACTGACCAATAAAAACTTCATTATTCTGGCCATTTCTGTCGGTGGCTCCGTTGgttttttcaatgctttcaTTTCTCAAATCCAACAAGTTATGTGTGCTCGGGGCTACGAGGTTTGGTTTTCTGGTCTATGCGGAGCTTTGGTGCTGATTTCAGGGATCATTGGGGGTGGATTCTCTTCCTTTATTGCTAGTAAAACCGGAAAACTTgaagagacggccaaaatcACCCTAAGCATAGGGACGGTACTCATGATCCTTATTTTGGAATTGCTCCGGAAATCAGGATTGGATTGGGGAATTGCAATCTCTTTAGTAGT AGGGGGCTTCATTGCTTTTGGCATTTTACCCTTGGGAATGGAACTCAGCGAGGAGAACACATATCCCTTGGAGTCTTCGACCGGAATCACAATCATCAATTTGTCAGCAGCATTACAAGGCTTCATTTTGATAGGGGCATCGGGGGCATTGGACACTGATTTAGTATCAAGTGACCAAGCAATTGAG ACTTGTACTTCGATTGACATTGATCCTGAGGGTGATAATGTCGTCAAAGCAAAAGACAAGACTCACTTCTTGATGCTAATGATGTGTCACACTTGTCTTGTTTGCGTTGTATTTGTCATTGGTCTCAAATCCAAGTTCAAGAGACGTGATGCCGAGCGTTTGGAAATTCCAGAGACTCGGAAGTCGTTCGCAGCCCAAAGCCTGACGGAGTAA